One genomic region from Salipiger sp. CCB-MM3 encodes:
- a CDS encoding MFS transporter, which yields MTDTTAEHAAGHTARVAKESSARMVLFALSLGGFAIGTTEFASMALLPSFASDLGVSEARAADAISAYALGVVVGAPVLAVAGAKMRKRMLLIWLMLAFALFNTLSAIAPSFGLFTVSRFFSGLPHGAYFGVAALVAASIVPRNKRATAVSRVFLGLSIATTIGVPAASWMSQYIGWRSGFAVVGALSLATALAVYLKAPRTPADPNANPLRELGALKNRQVWLTLATGAVGFGGFFSVYTYIASTVKTTLGASDDMVALMLMVAGFGMIIFNLAMGALADRNLNLTAYAAFGGGAVVLALFPTAVAGGLWTMGIAVLCISVLGGVSTVMQTRLMNVAGEAQQLAAALHHAAFNVANAVGPFLAARVIAAGHDFPSSGYVGAALSASGFVLFAITLWDARRSGLE from the coding sequence ATGACCGATACAACGGCCGAACACGCCGCTGGCCATACGGCGCGCGTCGCGAAGGAATCGTCGGCACGCATGGTGCTCTTCGCGCTGTCCTTGGGCGGCTTCGCCATCGGCACCACCGAGTTCGCCTCGATGGCGCTTCTGCCCAGCTTTGCCAGCGATCTCGGCGTCAGCGAGGCGCGCGCCGCCGATGCGATCAGCGCCTATGCGCTCGGCGTCGTCGTCGGCGCGCCGGTGCTGGCCGTCGCCGGTGCCAAGATGCGCAAGCGCATGTTGCTGATCTGGCTGATGCTCGCCTTCGCCCTCTTCAACACGCTCTCGGCGATTGCCCCAAGCTTCGGGCTGTTCACCGTCTCGCGCTTTTTCTCGGGACTGCCGCATGGCGCCTACTTCGGGGTCGCCGCGCTGGTCGCCGCCTCGATCGTGCCGCGCAACAAGCGGGCCACAGCGGTCTCGCGGGTGTTTCTCGGGCTCAGCATCGCCACCACCATCGGCGTGCCCGCAGCAAGCTGGATGAGCCAATACATCGGCTGGCGCTCGGGCTTTGCGGTGGTCGGAGCGCTGTCGCTGGCGACCGCGCTGGCGGTCTATCTGAAAGCCCCCCGCACCCCGGCGGACCCCAACGCCAACCCGCTGCGCGAGTTGGGCGCTCTCAAGAACCGGCAGGTCTGGCTGACGCTGGCCACCGGCGCGGTGGGCTTTGGCGGGTTCTTTTCGGTCTATACCTATATCGCCTCGACGGTGAAAACCACGCTGGGCGCCTCGGACGACATGGTGGCGCTGATGCTGATGGTGGCCGGGTTCGGCATGATCATCTTCAACCTCGCGATGGGGGCCTTGGCCGACCGCAACCTCAACCTCACCGCCTATGCGGCGTTTGGCGGCGGCGCGGTGGTGCTGGCGCTATTTCCCACCGCCGTGGCTGGCGGGCTCTGGACCATGGGCATCGCGGTGCTGTGCATCAGTGTGCTGGGCGGCGTGTCGACGGTGATGCAGACGCGGCTGATGAACGTCGCTGGCGAGGCGCAGCAGCTGGCCGCCGCACTGCACCACGCCGCCTTCAACGTCGCCAATGCGGTGGGCCCGTTCCTTGCCGCGCGGGTGATTGCCGCCGGGCATGATTTCCCGTCCTCGGGCTATGTCGGCGCGGCGCTGAGCGCGAGCGGCTTCGTGCTTTTTGCCATCACCCTCTGGGACGCCCGCCGCAGCGGTCTCGAGTGA
- the aroA gene encoding 3-phosphoshikimate 1-carboxyvinyltransferase, translating to MSSHGDPIPMIARKSAGLKGEANVPGDKSISHRSLILGAMAVGETKVTGLLEGQDVLDTAKAMQAFGAEVEKRGDTWHVHGVGVGGFAEPGNVIDCGNSGTGVRLIMGAMATTPITATFTGDASLNKRPMARVTDPLALFGARAYGRSGGRLPMTIVGAADAIPVRYATPVPSAQVKSAVLLAGLNAPGETVVIEREATRDHSERMLTGFGAQVTTEETDEGRVITLVGQPELKPQTIIVPRDPSSAAFPVCAALITEGSDVLVPNIGLNPTRAGLFFTLQEMGADLTFENMREEGGEPVADLRAKFSPDLKGIEVPAERAASMIDEYPVLSVVAAFAQGKTHMPGVKELRVKESDRIDAMATGLRLNGVEVDEGEDWWTVHGRGFGDVKGGATAQSHLDHRIAMSFLVMGLATEEPVRVDDGGPIATSFPIFENLMTSLGADLGREA from the coding sequence ATGTCGAGCCACGGGGACCCCATTCCGATGATTGCCCGCAAGTCTGCGGGACTTAAGGGCGAGGCCAACGTGCCCGGCGACAAGTCGATCTCGCACCGGTCGCTGATCCTAGGCGCGATGGCGGTGGGCGAGACCAAGGTGACCGGCCTGCTCGAAGGGCAGGACGTGCTCGACACCGCCAAGGCGATGCAGGCCTTCGGCGCCGAAGTCGAAAAGCGCGGCGACACATGGCATGTGCATGGCGTCGGCGTCGGCGGCTTTGCCGAGCCGGGCAATGTCATCGATTGCGGCAACTCCGGCACCGGCGTGCGGCTGATCATGGGCGCCATGGCCACGACGCCGATCACCGCCACATTTACCGGCGATGCGTCGCTGAACAAGCGGCCCATGGCCCGCGTCACCGATCCGCTGGCGCTGTTCGGCGCGCGCGCCTACGGGCGTTCGGGCGGGCGGCTGCCGATGACCATCGTCGGCGCTGCCGATGCGATCCCGGTGCGCTACGCCACCCCGGTGCCCTCGGCGCAGGTGAAATCGGCGGTGCTGCTGGCCGGGCTCAACGCCCCCGGCGAGACCGTGGTGATCGAGCGCGAGGCGACCCGCGACCACTCCGAGCGGATGCTTACCGGTTTTGGCGCGCAGGTCACCACCGAAGAGACCGACGAGGGCCGGGTGATCACGCTTGTGGGTCAGCCCGAGCTGAAGCCGCAGACCATCATCGTGCCGCGCGATCCCTCGTCGGCGGCCTTCCCGGTCTGCGCCGCGCTGATCACCGAGGGGTCGGACGTGCTGGTGCCCAACATCGGCCTCAACCCGACCCGTGCGGGGCTGTTCTTTACCCTGCAGGAGATGGGCGCCGATCTGACCTTCGAAAACATGCGCGAAGAGGGCGGCGAGCCCGTCGCCGATCTGCGCGCCAAATTCTCGCCCGATCTCAAGGGCATCGAGGTGCCCGCCGAGCGCGCCGCCAGCATGATCGACGAATACCCGGTGCTGTCGGTGGTCGCGGCCTTCGCGCAGGGCAAGACCCATATGCCCGGCGTCAAGGAACTGCGGGTGAAGGAAAGCGACCGGATCGACGCCATGGCCACCGGCCTGCGCCTCAACGGCGTGGAGGTCGACGAGGGCGAGGATTGGTGGACGGTGCATGGCCGCGGCTTCGGCGACGTGAAGGGCGGCGCCACGGCGCAGAGCCATCTCGACCACCGCATCGCAATGTCCTTCCTCGTGATGGGGCTGGCCACCGAAGAGCCGGTGCGCGTCGATGACGGCGGTCCGATCGCCACCTCTTTCCCGATCTTCGAAAACCTGATGACCTCGCTGGGGGCCGATCTGGGCCGCGAGGCGTGA
- a CDS encoding (d)CMP kinase codes for MAFTIAIDGPAAAGKGTISRAVAAHFGFAHLDTGLLYRAVGRKMLDGTDPIEAALALVPEDLQAEGLRTADVGIAASRVAVIPEVRAALLDFQRAFARRDGGAVLDGRDIGTVICPEAEAKLFVTASAEVRARRRFEELVAGGAETDYQTVLNDTRERDHRDATRADAPLKPAEDAVMIDTSKMDIDAAVAAAIAAIVSRGATAGEGTA; via the coding sequence ATGGCCTTTACCATCGCCATCGACGGGCCGGCGGCTGCCGGCAAGGGCACGATCAGCCGTGCCGTGGCGGCGCATTTCGGCTTTGCGCATCTCGACACCGGTCTGCTCTATCGCGCCGTGGGGCGCAAGATGCTGGACGGCACCGATCCGATCGAGGCCGCGCTGGCGCTGGTGCCCGAGGACCTGCAGGCCGAGGGGCTGCGCACCGCCGATGTGGGCATCGCCGCCTCGCGGGTTGCGGTGATCCCCGAGGTGCGGGCGGCCCTGCTCGACTTCCAGCGCGCCTTCGCCCGCCGCGACGGCGGCGCGGTGCTCGACGGGCGCGACATCGGCACGGTGATCTGCCCCGAGGCCGAGGCCAAGCTCTTTGTCACCGCCAGCGCCGAGGTGCGCGCCCGGCGGCGGTTCGAGGAACTGGTCGCGGGCGGCGCCGAGACCGATTACCAGACGGTGCTGAACGACACCCGCGAGCGCGACCACCGCGACGCCACCCGCGCCGACGCGCCGCTGAAACCGGCGGAGGACGCGGTGATGATCGACACTTCTAAAATGGATATCGACGCGGCGGTCGCCGCGGCCATCGCCGCGATCGTATCCCGCGGCGCCACCGCAGGGGAGGGCACGGCATGA
- a CDS encoding aldo/keto reductase, which translates to MKTMRMGQGGPELPAFGIGAMSFADFYGETTEANSHAVLDAAVEAGVRHVDTSNVYGMGRSEKAIGSWLKARSGGREMLHIATKAGITKDAAGKRCYDNSPEHLEAELDGSLKRLGVEQVDLFYVHRREQARPIEEVTQTLAGLVKKGKIAAFGFSEIAPSSLRRAAAVHPVAAVQSEYSLQTRIVELGLVQACAELGTALVAFSPVGRSLLTDHPLSREAVAASAFMSVNPRFVEPNLTANLAITDKFRALAAEMRVPAAGLSIAWLLSRGEHIIPIPGTRSVDHLRELLAGTKITLSATDLARIEEVLPVGWAHGDRYSAAQANGPESYS; encoded by the coding sequence ATGAAGACGATGCGTATGGGGCAAGGCGGGCCGGAGCTTCCCGCCTTCGGCATCGGGGCGATGTCCTTCGCCGATTTCTATGGCGAGACCACCGAGGCCAATTCGCATGCCGTGCTCGACGCGGCGGTCGAGGCCGGGGTGCGCCATGTGGACACCTCCAACGTCTACGGCATGGGGCGCTCGGAAAAGGCCATCGGCAGTTGGCTCAAGGCGCGCTCGGGCGGGCGCGAGATGCTGCATATCGCCACCAAGGCTGGGATCACCAAGGATGCGGCGGGCAAGCGCTGCTACGACAATTCGCCCGAGCATCTGGAGGCCGAGCTTGATGGCTCGCTGAAGCGGCTCGGCGTCGAGCAGGTCGATCTGTTCTACGTGCACCGGCGCGAGCAGGCGCGGCCCATCGAGGAGGTGACGCAGACGCTCGCCGGCCTCGTGAAGAAGGGCAAGATCGCCGCCTTCGGCTTTTCCGAGATCGCGCCGTCGTCGCTGCGTCGCGCCGCCGCCGTGCATCCCGTTGCGGCGGTGCAATCGGAGTATTCGCTGCAGACGCGGATCGTCGAACTGGGGTTGGTGCAGGCCTGCGCCGAGCTTGGCACCGCGCTGGTCGCCTTTTCGCCGGTCGGGCGCTCGCTACTGACCGATCACCCGCTGTCGCGCGAGGCGGTGGCCGCAAGCGCCTTCATGTCGGTGAACCCGCGGTTTGTGGAACCGAACCTGACGGCCAATCTCGCCATCACCGACAAGTTCCGCGCGCTGGCCGCCGAGATGAGGGTGCCCGCGGCGGGCCTGTCGATCGCATGGCTGCTGAGCCGCGGCGAGCACATCATCCCGATCCCCGGCACGCGGTCGGTCGATCACCTCAGGGAGTTGCTCGCGGGCACGAAGATCACCCTCTCGGCAACGGATCTGGCGCGGATCGAAGAGGTGCTGCCGGTGGGCTGGGCGCATGGCGACCGCTACTCGGCGGCGCAGGCCAACGGGCCGGAGAGCTATAGCTGA